In the genome of Aspergillus luchuensis IFO 4308 DNA, chromosome 2, nearly complete sequence, one region contains:
- a CDS encoding uncharacterized protein (COG:S;~EggNog:ENOG410PHAX;~InterPro:IPR029063,IPR016461,IPR001077,IPR036390;~PFAM:PF00891;~go_function: GO:0008168 - methyltransferase activity [Evidence IEA];~go_function: GO:0008171 - O-methyltransferase activity [Evidence IEA]) yields MDERLSSQLERYASQVASSAGLIAEHLKSLKDDPSMLPNQTTLPTTIGAAKLELEEAAIQLLHLTRDPGDVLTNLTVDLQFICAVRWLLHFKIHTFVPQDGTISYQELSHMAKVPEKLLRSYLRLAMTGHLFQEYGTTGMVGHSPVSRKLAGDPTLDYWGQYFAETVFPTAAKNVDATATWPDSNKLNETAHNLAFDHHGSFFDYISQDPARTVEFANSMKAVSTTNLFDTSHLCKSFEWSSLGDGVVVDIGGSTGHVSVSLAESFPRLRFVVQDRPEVVLNSIQRLEERELPVSVTTRIRFQGHSLFHLQPVKGAAVYLLRQILHDWPDQEAVQILRNILPALEPKSRIFIADIVLPETGSIPATQERVMRCNDLLLHQFTNTLERTLKDWLAIVRQVSDKLQIQHVYRDPGSILSLIVLRTV; encoded by the exons ATGGATGAACGTCTCTCTTCCCAACTGGAACGCTATGCCAGCCAGGTAGCTTCTAGTGCCGGTCTCATCGCCGAACACCTTAAGTCACTCAAAGACGACCCGTCGATGCTGCCTAACCAGACCACACTACCAACAACAATTGGCGCAGCCAAACTTGAGTTGGAGGAAGCCGCAATTCAGCTGCTCCATCTAACCCGGGACCCAGGTGATGTGCTGACAAATTTAACGGTTGAT CTCCAATTTATCTGTGCCGTGCGATGGTTACTCCACTTCAAGATTCACACTTTTGTGCCACAGGATGGCACGATCTCATACCAAGAGCTGTCTCACATGGCAAAAGTGCCAGAGAAACTCTTGCGCAGCTACCTACGACTCGCCATGACCGGTCACTTGTTCCAAGAGTACGGAACAACGGGAATGGTTGGCCACAGCCCTGTATCGCGCAAGCTAGCCGGTGACCCGACCTTGGACTATTGGGGCCAGTACTTTGCTGAGACCGTTTTCCCAACTGCGGCCAAAAATGTGGATGCGACTGCTACTTGGCCAGATAGCAATAAATTAAATGAAACGGCGCATAATCTCGCCTTCGACCACCATGGCTCCTTTTTCGACTACATATCGCAGGATCCTGCCCGCACGGTTGAATTCGCCAATTCCATGAAAGCAGTGTCCACTACCAATCTGTTTGACACTTCGCATTTATGCAAAAGTTTCGAGTGGTCATCTCTCGGTGACGGGGTCGTAGTCGAT ATAGGCGGCTCTACTGGTCATGTCAGTGTAAGCCTAGCAGAGAGCTTTCCGAGGCTACGCTTTGTGGTGCAAGACCGCCCAGAGGTTGTTCTTAACAGCATCCAGCGACTGGAAGAGCGCGAACTGCCCGTCTCAGTGACTACTCGCATCCGGTTTCAGGGTCATTCTCTCTTCCACTTGCAGCCAGTTAAGGGTGCTGCCGTATATCTGCTGCGCCAAATTCTCCATGACTGGCCGGATCAGGAAGCTGTTCAGATTCTTCGCAACATTTTGCCTGCTCTGGAACCAAAGAGCAGGATCTTCATCGCTGACATAGTTCTACCAGAAACGGGCTCTATCCCGGCTACTCAGGAACGGGTGATGCGCTGCAATGATCTACTGCTTCACCAGTTTACCAACACGCTGGAGAGAACGCTAAAGGATTGGCTGGCCATCGTCCGTCAAGTGAGTGACAAGCTACAAATTCAACACGTGTATAGAGATCCCGGTAGTATCCTGTCCCTTATAGTCTTAAGAACTGTTTGA
- a CDS encoding uncharacterized protein (COG:Q;~EggNog:ENOG410PVG3;~InterPro:IPR026992,IPR027443,IPR005123;~PFAM:PF03171,PF14226;~go_function: GO:0016491 - oxidoreductase activity [Evidence IEA];~go_process: GO:0055114 - oxidation-reduction process [Evidence IEA]), which translates to MAAGTVVTLDMAKFFLGSEEERAQFSRDLLQCFASQGFVKLINHGVPNAAIDKAFEWNRSFFELPQDIKKKYPHPPCANPNRGWVSLGQEKSSAIKDFEKGVCKEHKEVFDVKESFDIGNPEDPMYDNIWPDESEAPGFRSFFEIFYELLHVAHLNILKALEMALSTKDQPFEVIKHCMPNVSEMRLNYYPAVDIRDLRSGHMSRISEHTDFGTVTLLFQDSVGGLEVEDQSNLGTYFPVECENKHVMLVNIGDSLQRLTNDYLTSVSHRVTLPISAREREEGQLKERMSVTYFAKVARDNSIYPFGQFVSETNPAKYPHMTAYEWNQIKLEKIYGAC; encoded by the exons ATGGCTGCTGGAACTGTTGTTACGCTGGACATGGCAAAGTTCTTCCTCGGGAGTGAGGAAGAACGAGCCCAGTTTTCTCGCGACTTATTGCAATGCTTTGCGAGCCAGGGGTTTGTTAAGCTGATCAATCACGGCGTCCCTAATGCTGCCATCGACAAGGCATTCGAATGG AACCGTTCCTTTTTCGAACTGCCCCAggacatcaagaagaagtatcctcatccaccctgTGCTAACCCCAACCGCGGATGGGTGAGCCTCGGTCAAGAGAAGAGCTCGGCGATCAAAGATTTTGAGAAAGGGGTTTGCAAGGAGCACAAGGAGGTCTTTGATGTGAAG GAGTCGTTTGACATCGGAAATCCCGAAGACCCGATGTACGACAACATATGGCCGGATGAGAGTGAGGCACCAGGCTTCCGCTCTTTCTTCGAGATCTTCTACGAGCTTCTTCACGTGGCTCATTTGAACATTCTGAAGGCGCTGGAGATGGCCCTGAGCACCAAAGACCAGCCATTCGAGGTTATCAAGCACTGTATGCCCAATGTCAGCGAAATGCGCTTGAATTATTATCCCGCGGTTGATATCCGTGATCTGCGATCCGGCCACATGAGCCGCATTTCTGAGCATACGGACTTTGGGACAGTCACCCTGCTCTTCCAGGACTCCGTCGGAGGACTGGAAGTTGAGGACCAGTCCAACTTGGGCACCTACTTCCCCGTGGAGTGCGAAAACAAGCATGTCATGCTCGTCAATATTGGGGATAGCCTGCAGCGGCTAACGAATGATTACCTCACGTCGGTCAGCCATCGCGTGACGCTGCCCATCTCCGCGCGGGAGCGAGAGGAAGGACAGCTGAAGGAACGCATGTCCGTTACGTACTTTGCCAAGGTGGCTCGCGATAACTCCATCTACCCCTTCGGGCAGTTTGTGTCCGAGACCAATCCGGCCAAGTATCCCCATATGACGGCGTATGAGTGGAACCAGATCAAGTTGGAAAAGATCTACGGAGCCTGTTAG
- a CDS encoding cytochrome P450 (COG:Q;~EggNog:ENOG410PIJR;~InterPro:IPR001128,IPR002403,IPR017972,IPR036396;~TransMembrane:1 (i12-31o);~go_function: GO:0004497 - monooxygenase activity [Evidence IEA];~go_function: GO:0005506 - iron ion binding [Evidence IEA];~go_function: GO:0016705 - oxidoreductase activity, acting on paired donors, with incorporation or reduction of molecular oxygen [Evidence IEA];~go_function: GO:0020037 - heme binding [Evidence IEA];~go_process: GO:0055114 - oxidation-reduction process [Evidence IEA]): MEASILPSVPACAGIALVALFLYHFIIYPSFLSPLAKIPNAHPLAPYTSLWILWARYRIRENNTVLQAHQQHGEVVRLAPNEVSINCVNDGIKTVYGKGFEKPPFYTVFVNYGALNMFSSLHSPEHAMRKKRISNIYSKSFLQASPDASAIIQEVVQRRLLPQFANHANAKKPMDIYPIYKATAMDLTTSYFFGLSAGTQFVTDLTAAARWQNLYLDDQHPVSLFWLQELPGLTAWLEKLGISPVPRARHIAHDQIAAWCLNMSDGAEIMLAKKAGGSTLEPGHLPVVYERLRQSTEKEGVSTTPSITQNPVIGDDVSAAGMNGNAAQTLRTPRSPQQLQVTSELLDQLIANNGTVATTLLYVTWQLSQNSVALARLQDELRSKLGPEAFAWSASNAGDDTLPKAKDVDELPYLNAVIMETLRLHAPVAGSQPRITPANNQTTLGPYENIPGGVRVSAAAWSLHRNPAVFPRPDEWHPERWLSETLEGADKKERWFWAFSSGSRMCIGSNLALYLLKYVVAAIYANFRTHIVNDEGIEQEDGFISGPRGNQLTVAFESVKYN; the protein is encoded by the exons ATGGAAGCCAGTATCTTGCCCAGCGTCCCTGCGTGTGCAGGCATCGCCCTGGTGGCCTTGTTCCTGTACCATTTCATTATCTACCCtagctttctttctccactGGCGAAGATCCCTAACGCTCACCCATTGGCTCCTTACACTTCCCTGTGGATCTTGTGGGCGAGATATCGGATTCGTGAAAATAACACGGTTCTCCAAGCACATCAGCAGCATGGCGAGGTCGTCCGTTTGGCGCCGAACGAGGTCAGCATTAATTGTGTGAACGATGGCATCAAGACAGTGTACGGGAAGGGTTTCGAGAAGCCGCCATTCTATACCGTCTTCGTGAACTATGG AGCGCTGAATATGTTCTCCTCCTTACACTCACCTGAACATGCGATGCGGAAGAAGCGTATCTCGAACATCTATTCCAAATCGTTTTTACAAGCCTCACCCGACGCGTCGGCCATAATCCAGGAGGTAGTGCAACGTCGACTTCTCCCGCAGTTCGCCAACCATGCCAACGCCAAGAAGCCAATGGATATTTATCCCATTTACAAAGCAACCGCCATGGATCTGACTACTTCATACTTCTTCGGTCTGTCGGCCGGCACCCAGTTTGTAACTGACCTGACAGCTGCCGCCCGTTGGCAAAACCTGTATTTGGACGACCAACACCCGGTGTCGCTATTCTGGCTGCAGGAGTTGCCCGGTCTCACTGCATGGCTGGAGAAACTTGGAATCTCCCCTGTTCCCCGGGCACGACATATTGCACATGATCAGATCGCTGCTTGGTGTCTCAACATGAGTGATGGCGCAGAAATCATGCTAGCCAAAAAGGCAGGCGGGTCCACCTTGGAGCCGGGCCACCTTCCGGTAGTATACGAGAGACTCCGTCAGAGCACCGAGAAAGAGGGCGTGTCTACCACACCCAGTATCACCCAGAATCCCGTGATCGGCGACGATGTCTCTGCTGCCGGCATGAACGGAAATGCAGCACAGACTCTCCGGACACCGCGGTCCCCACAACAATTGCAGGTTACCAGCGAGTTGCTAGATCAACTTATTGCTAACAATGGCACCGTGGCGACGACGCTGCTGTATGTGACGTGGCAGCTGTCGCAGAATTCGGTGGCATTGGCGCGTCTTCAGGATGAGTTGCGCAGCAAGCTGGGTCCCGAAGCCTTTGCATGGTCAGCCTCGAATGCGGGCGATGACACGCTGCCCAAGGCAAAGGATGTGGACGAGCTGCCTTACTTGAACGCAGTCATTATGGAGACCCTGCGACTGCACGCCCCGGTGGCCGGCAGTCAGCCACGGATTACGCCGGCGAATAACCAAACCACGCTGGGTCCCTATGAAAACATACCCGGAGGAGTACGCGTAAGTGCGGCTGCGTGGAGCCTGCACCGCAATCCCGCAGTATTCCCGCGCCCAGATGAATGGCATCCAGAGCGTTGGCTGTCAGAAACGCTGGAGGGCGCTGATAAGAAGGAGCGCTGGTTCTGGGCATTCTCCAGCGGGTCGCGCATGTGTATTGGGAGTAATTTGGCATTGTACT TGTTAAAATATGTGGTGGCAGCTATCTACGCCAACTTCCGCACACATATTGTAAATGACGAGGGAATTGAGCAGGAAGACGGCTTCATTTCGGGACCAAGGGGGAATCAGCTAACGGTTGCCTTTGAGAGCGTAAAATACAACTGA
- a CDS encoding putative O-methyltransferase (COG:S;~EggNog:ENOG410Q2VS;~InterPro:IPR029063,IPR016461,IPR001077;~PFAM:PF00891;~go_function: GO:0008168 - methyltransferase activity [Evidence IEA];~go_function: GO:0008171 - O-methyltransferase activity [Evidence IEA]): protein MAAPQNAPIPEAGKKVLSTVTMAPSLGFVPIAVHFDLFGCLQDIGKPATAEEVCSLHHTKYGDTDLSVPLANDTLFLMGGLGFLDLLPDDVYRANDVTRFLVETPSAQHGAMHFTSEGLLASAFLMRRLIDTKFEYPFQECDTPFQYAHKLMGNDFLAREHVYSVMHHTGRLDSFNTFMTGKFGRWGTMPDRVRKLGYDLDGLLQSTAPEKLQVVDIGGGRGELLLEMQAAYPHLLKKENLILQEYNADIGVVPEVTEMAWNYKEDSSEQPVKGALLYSMAHVLHNLSDIESIKLLAKVARVMAPSSRLLIQEFTKNAASSTTHAAMILMHAGRERTRAEWRDLAAFAGLQITFEAYPPNGECVVELRRVLN, encoded by the exons ATGGCCGCTCCGCAGAATGCCCCCATCCCTGAAGCTGGGAAGAAGGTCCTGAGCACTGTCACTATG GCCCCTTCTCTGGGGTTCGTGCCCATCGCTGTTCATTTCGACCTCTTCGGCTGCCTGCAAGACATCGGTAAACCAGCCACCGCGGAGGAGGTCTGCAGTTTGCATCACACTAAATATGGTGACACTGACCTGT CGGTGCCTCTGGCCA ATGATACCCTTTTCCTCATGGGTGGGTTAGGGTTCTTAGACCTTCTTCCAGATGATGTGTACCGGGCCAACGACGTCACCCGATTCTTGGTGGAAACGCCCTCTGCCCAGCATGGAGCCATGCATTT CACATCCGAGGGGCTTTTGGCATCGGCATTTCTCATGCGGCGCCTGATAGATACCAAGTTTGAGTATCCGTTCCAGGAGTGCGACACTCCGTTCCAGTATGCACACAAACTCATGGGCAATGACTTCCTTGCTCGGGAACATGTGTATTCAGTGATGCATCACACGGGTCGTCTTGATAGCTTTAACACTTTTATGACGGGCAAATTCGGCCGCTGGGGCACAATGCCCGATCGCGTCCGCAAGCTCGGGTATGATCTGGATGGCTTGCTTCAATCAACGGCTCCCGAGAAACTCCAGGTAGTTGACATCGGTGGTGGCCGGGGCGAGCTGCTCTTGGAGATGCAAGCGGCATACCCACACCTACTAAAGAAGGAAAACCTCATTTTGCAGGAGTACAATGCAGACATTGGTGTGGTTCCCGAGGTCACAGAGATGGCCTGGAATTACAAAGAGGATAGCAGCGAGCAGCCTGTCAAGGGAGCTTTGCTGTATTCCATGGCTCACGTCCTCCACAATTTGTCGGATATTGAGTCCATCAAGCTGTTGGCCAAGGTCGCCAGGGTCATGGCCCCGTCTTCACGTCTGCTCATTCAGGAGTTTACAAAGAATGCAGCTAGTTCGACCACCCATGCcgcgatgatcttgatgcaTGCTGGCCGAGAACGGACCCGCGCGGAGTGGAGGGATCTTGCGGCCTTTGCAGGGTTGCAAATAACTTTCGAGGCGTACCCACCAAATGGCGAGTGTGTTGTCGAGCTGAGAAGAGTACTTAATTGA
- a CDS encoding uncharacterized protein (COG:S;~EggNog:ENOG410PX5I;~InterPro:IPR021858;~PFAM:PF11951), with protein sequence MLPTIAHYPDAVTSELMYHYHQIVSAKLAWVDGPTNPWRQVIIPLAGASSTVLHAMLALSSEDLAARYPNDHPRRQQLQVVSVCRREQALASVAQLLRHMRQEGSSSNQAQCALAATLILYNVELLGAASAKWRMHLEAARVIRRWKEHTLMDAGGTDEIDAFLVYEQYYASVLASLTTFDALGEYEAIPLTDSNAIFSDFVDIISRTTHVERLQSSDDYGMDFSLLDTMIGDLEAAKARMLEFSLILCWQTDQACLSFQHLVWIFYYAGLIYVHHVLARNGSLDMICQSWRDSIFIHLALLVDKHSFAHDLVWPLFIAGTECRGCPQKQKVVAHEIELVMEVSGTLDRRNVLSFLKRFWALPESDLTWIQFMRLAPERRMLIL encoded by the coding sequence ATGCTCCCGACTATTGCCCACTACCCTGATGCTGTAACTTCCGAACTCATGTATCACTACCATCAGATTGTGTCTGCCAAGCTGGCTTGGGTCGATGGCCCGACGAACCCCTGGAGACAGGTCATCATTCCGCTGGCGGGGGCATCGTCGACTGTCCTTCATGCCATGCTTGCACTTTCGTCGGAAGATCTTGCTGCGCGTTACCCGAACGACCATCCGCgtcgccagcagctgcaggtcGTCTCTGTATGCCGCCGGGAGCAGGCCTTGGCTTCGGTGGCTCAGCTTCTTCGCCACATGAGGCAGGAaggctcttcctccaatCAGGCCCAGTGCGCACTGGCCGCCACGCTCATCCTCTATAACGTCGAACTCCTCGGCGCTGCATCGGCTAAGTGGCGGATGCACTTGGAGGCCGCACGTGTGATCCGCCGATGGAAAGAACACACACTGATGGACGCCGGAGGCACGGACGAAATCGATGCCTTTTTAGTCTACGAGCAGTACTACGCCAGTGTTCTTGCTAGCCTCACCACTTTCGATGCCCTTGGGGAGTACGAGGCAATTCCGCTGACTGATTCGAATGCTATATTTAGCGACTTTGTCGACATAATCAGTCGAACGACACATGTGGAGCGCTTGCAATCTAGTGATGACTATGGGATGGATTTTTCATTGCTTGACACGATGATAGGGGATTTGGAAGCCGCCAAGGCCCGCATGCTGGAGTTCAGCCTTATACTTTGCTGGCAAACCGACCAGGCCTGTCTCAGTTTTCAGCACCTGGTGTGGATCTTTTACTACGCCGGTCTAATTTATGTCCACCACGTCCTCGCTAGGAATGGTTCTCTAGATATGATATGTCAGTCTTGGAGAGATTCCATCTTTATCcatctcgcccttctcgTTGACAAGCACTCATTCGCTCATGACCTTGTGTGGCCGCTTTTCATTGCAGGCACCGAGTGCCGTGGGTGCCCGCAGAAACAGAAAGTGGTCGCACACGAGATTGAACTGGTTATGGAGGTCAGCGGCACATTGGACCGACGAAAtgtcttgtccttcttgaaGCGGTTCTGGGCCTTGCCAGAAAGTGACCTCACGTGGATCCAGTTCATGAGGCTGGCACCGGAGCGACGTATGCTTATTCTTTAA
- a CDS encoding uncharacterized protein (COG:Q;~EggNog:ENOG410PUCS;~InterPro:IPR001128,IPR002401,IPR036396;~PFAM:PF00067;~go_function: GO:0005506 - iron ion binding [Evidence IEA];~go_function: GO:0016705 - oxidoreductase activity, acting on paired donors, with incorporation or reduction of molecular oxygen [Evidence IEA];~go_function: GO:0020037 - heme binding [Evidence IEA];~go_process: GO:0055114 - oxidation-reduction process [Evidence IEA]) has product MLILYLLAAVIVGWLIYRLHLDPLSRIPGPLLAKFFPICSIQMVLTGRLMFTFKELHDTYGPVVRIGPSELSFATNSAFDTIYGPHGDNNFSLYGSRKGLLGSLGGMADSLGNSTEKDNRRKLRPLVATSLNELLAAKGEEYCHLAMAEQLAFHHVGQTEAAPVSLSTLNNRYLWQFASMAAFGNRGDEAERVSFNPHVDWLDPFMCFLETLLVFFSRATIHRHISIALRVWQAICFIFRRPVHPGEVEYDKDESAFPDNLHSRLRQAASRTLLQVPDSLLQVNCFVLRFSIYGTADNMLNALFYFLLKDPQCLRRLEEEVLSVGAAVDELSDDCLARLPYLNACINETFRITPAFNGGILQRVSCGATVDGIYVPPGVAVSVDHYTLGHAPQYWEKPDIFNPDRWIDQNCKDNFKASRPFLIGARQCPGRQMAYQMFRVCVAKLVYLYSLELVNNDFDIERDTFSSYHWTGVKLDVTMKPRTPGVLGY; this is encoded by the exons ATGCTGATCCTCTATCTA CTAGCAGCGGTCATTGTCGGATGGCTGATATACCGCCTCCATCTAGACCCTCTGTCGCGTATTCCAGGTCCTTTGCTGGCCAAATTCTTTCCG ATCTGTAGCATACAAATGGTCCTCACCGGCCGACTGATGTTCACCTTCAAAGAGCTGCATGACACTTACG GCCCAGTAGTTCGCATCGGACCAAGTGAGCTATCATTCGCAACAAATAGCGCATTCGATACCATCTATGGACCCCATGGGGACAATAACTTCTCGCTTTACGGCAGTCGGAAAGGCCTGTTGGGAAGCCTGGGCGGCATGGCAGATTCGTTAGGCAACTCAACAGAGAAGGATAATCGCCGAAAGCTACGTCCCCTGGTTGCTACCTCGTTGAATGAGCTGCTAGCCGCCAAAGGCGAGGAGTATTGTCACCTAGCAATGGCCGAGCAATTAGCATTCCATCATGTAGGCCAGACGGAAGCCGCACCCGTCTCCCTGTCCACGTTGAACAATCGGTACTTGTGGCAGTTCGCGAGCATGGCGGCCTTTGGAAACCGCGGCGACGAAGCGGAGCGAG TAAGCTTCAATCCTCATGTTGACTGGCTGGACCCCTTCATGTGCTTCCTTGAGACACTCTTAGTCTTCTTCTCACGAGCTACCATTCACCGCCACATTTCAATTGCTTTAAGAGTATGGCAGgccatctgcttcatcttccgACGGCCCGTCCATCCAGGCGAAGTCGAATACGACAAGGATGAATCTGCATTCCCGGATAACCTTCACAGTCGGCTCCGGCAAGCAGCTTCGAGGACCCTGCTCCAGGTTCCTGATTCCTTATTGCAGGTCAATTGTTTTGTTCTCCG ATTCAGCATCTACGGGACAGCAGACAACATGCTAAACGctttgttttattttctgttgAAAGACCCACAATGCTTAAGGagactggaagaggaggtctTGTCTGTGGGGGCCGCCGTGGATGAGCTATCGGACGACTGTCTAGCCAGGTTGCCCTATCTCAACGCCTGCATCAACGAAACCTTCCGTATCACACCTGCCTTCAACGGGGGCATACTACAACGGGTGTCTTGCGGCGCCACAGTTGATGGGATCTACGTCCCACCGGGG GTTGCGGTGTCGGTAGACCATTATACTCTGGGCCATGCCCCTCAGTATTGGGAGAAGCCTGATATCTTCAACCCGGATCGGTGGATCGATCAAAACTGCAAGGATAATTTCAAAGCCTCGCGGCCGTTTCTTATCGGCGCACGCCAGTGTCCAGGGCGACAGATGGCGTACCAGATGTTCCGGGTATGTGTCGCCAAACTTGTATATCTTTACTCTTTGGAGTTGGTGAACAATGACTTTGATATTGAGCGGGACACCTTCTCATCATATCACTGGACCGGCGTCAAGCTTGATGTGACCATGAAGCCGCGCACCCCGGGTGTTCTCGGCTATTGA
- a CDS encoding uncharacterized protein (SECRETED:SignalP(1-17)) — protein sequence MHFLLLLFLGLLQLVSAARSGTYYAGWPVGDSTWKTTDTVFQRETGISRYRLFQADGLIYKYQLDFDVTERQGEHASTYVFFDSEGDEYYKLVFVTGTHTLNFNSGDPYIQQVKVIED from the exons ATGCATTTTCTGCTCCTCTTGTTCTTGGGGCTGCTGCAATTAGTCTCTGCAGCCAGATCCGGCACCTATTATGCCGGTTGGCCTGTCGGTGATAGCACATGGAAGACAACCGATACCGTCTTTCAGCGAGAGACGGGCATCTCCAGGTACCGCCTGTTCCAGGCTGACGGACTGATTTATAAGTATCAGCTCGATTTTGACGTCACCGAAAGACAAGGCGAACACGCAAGTACCTACGTGTTTTTTGACTCAGAAGGGGACGAGTATTACAAGCTGGTCTTTGTCACCGGCACTCATACCCTCAACTTTAATAGTGGGGACCCTTATATTCAGCAGGTCAAGGTTATCGAGGATTA A